A single Botrytis cinerea B05.10 chromosome 1, complete sequence DNA region contains:
- the Bcrpn2 gene encoding Bcrpn2 gives MPSLTSASGVLGFLSDEEPELKVFALQTLNDDIDTLWTEVAGSISQIEALYEDESFPERRLASLVLAKVYYHLQAYNESMSFALGAGDLFQLDNPGEFEETIISKCVDTYISVSAQHHAAPQEKKRDNALPTLATTFASGLNDISAAAAALTSPTTPFSQSTLPSKSLLSRASTNNMLEQPVVEGKTADSTILPDRTTQIALQKIVERLFENCLREGRYRQVVGIAVEARNLEVLRRVIKRASDDEKKSKSKLPEGTAGPTEELMEYVLDICMGVVQERGLRTEILRLILDLLNDIPTPDYFAIAKCVVYLNIDEEASAMLKKLVAKDDQTSTATAYQIAFDLYDNGTQEFLAKVIKSLPKKATEEAEEPSTEEPTESDQLLGELNDQAGDSTQGASDEQLKVYDSIRKILNGSETIRLNLEFLYRNNHTDLSILNKVRDSLEGRNSIFHTAVTFCNAFMNHGTTNDKFFRDNLDWLGKAVNWSKFSATAALGVIHRGNLSQAKRLLEPYLPKPSSITGSHYSQGGALYAYGLIYANHGADALEYLKKSFNETQEEVIQHGGALGLGIAGMATGDQKILENLQNVLMTDSALNGEAVGLAIGLIMLGTGNEKVLQDMILYAHETQHEKTIRGLALGMALVMYGRQEGADDLINGLLKDADPSLRYGGILAVAMAYCGTGSNKAVRQLLHVAVSDVNDDVRRVAVMSLGFILFRKPGSVPRMVELLSESYNPHVRYGAAMALGISCAGTGLDEAIDLLEPMMKDPTDFVRQGALISLAMIMVQQNEAMNPKVTEIRKTLKKVVADRHEDAMAKFGCALALGIIDAGGRNCTIGLQTQTGNLNMAGIVGMAVFTQYWYWFPFTHFLSLTFTPTSMIGLNSELEIPSFKFHSATRPSLFDYPPEQEVKTEDAPTLIATAVLSTTAQAKRRAQKKERAQRRESMDIDQTPATPKLPSSADDKMDVDESSKDTEEKSAEKKDEGERDTPGETLKKKLEKEKVGYEIENMSRVLPSQLKFVSFPAGRYKPVKKPTGGVIVMIDTQPEEEKVLIEEKVKKVNVEKAATFTTFGDVRNEAFNLRRQAHAQGEAAGAFSGAAAAAGVLTAVDEDDEGDEEATVPNDFEYFSDGEEQ, from the exons ATGCCGAGTCTAACTTCAGCCTCTGGTGTCTTGGGCTTCCTCTCAGATGAAGAACCGGAGCTCAAGGTTTTTGCTCTTCAAACTCtgaatgatgatattgatacaCTGTGGACAGAGGTCGCAGGTTCCATCTCTCAGAT TGAGGCGCTTTACGAAGATGAATCCTTTCCCGAGCGACGATTAGCTTCCTTGGTGTTGGCAAAGGTCTACTATCATTTGCAAGCATACAATGAAAGCATGTCATTTGCTCTCGGAGCGGGTGATCTATTTCAACTCGACAACCCAGGCGAGTTCGAAGAAACCATCATCTCAAAATGTGTCGACACCTATATCAGTGTATCGGCTCAACACCATGCTGCACcgcaagaaaagaaacggGATAATGCTTTACCTACTCTCGCAACTACTTTCGCAAGTGGGCTCAATGACATCAGCGCTGCTGCTGCGGCCTTGACTTCACCTACTACGCCTTTCTCCCAGTCCACTCTACCATCAAAATCCCTTCTATCACGAGCCTCTACCAATAACATGTTGGAACAGCCTGTAGTAGAAGGCAAGACTGCGGATTCTACCATCTTACCAGATCGTACTACTCAGATTGCGCTCCAAAAGATTGTGGAGAGACTGTTCGAGAATTGTTTACGCGAAGGGAGATATAGACAAGTGGTAGGAATTGCGGTCGAGGCTAGAAACTTGGAGGTTCTACGCAGAGTCATCAAGCGTGCCAGTGACGATGAAAAGAAGTCGAAATCGAAGCTGCCCGAAGGTACAGCTGGTCCAACAGAAGAATTGATGGAATATGTCTTGGACATTTGCATGGGAGTCGTACAAGAGAGAGGGCTTCGAACAGAGATACTCAGATTGATCCTGGATCTACTCAACGATATACCAACTCCCGATTATTTCGCAATTGCAAAATGCGTTGTTTACCTCAACATCGACGAAGAGGCGTCGGCAATGTTGAAAAAGCTTGTG GCTAAGGATGATCAAACTTCTACTGCTACCGCATACCAGATCGCATTCGACCTATATGATAATGGTACCCAGGAATTCCTCGCCAAGGTTATTAAATCTTTGCCCAAGAAGGCCACCGAGGAAGCGGAGGAGCCATCTACGGAGGAGC CAACAGAATCCGATCAGCTTTTGGGAGAGTTGAATGATCAGGCCGGGGACTCTACCCAAGGTGCCTCAGATGAACAACTAAAGGTTTATGACTCGATCCGAAAGATCCTCAATGGTAGTGAGACCATTCGACTTAATCTTGAATTCTTATACCGTAATAACCACACCGACCTCAGCATCCTCAACAAAGTTCGTGACAGCCTTGAAGGTCGAAACTCGATCTTCCACACAGCTGTTACCTTCTGCAATGCGTTTATGAACCACGGCACAACCAACGACAAATTCTTCCGCGACAATCTAGATTGGTTGGGAAAGGCAGTCAACTGGTCAAAGTTCTCTGCTACTGCTGCTCTTGGTGTTATTCATCGTGGCAATCTTTCACAAGCCAAGAGACTACTGGAACCTTATCTACCAAAACCCTCATCAATTACAGGTTCACATTATAGTCAGGGCGGTGCTCTCTATGCTTATGGTTTGATCTATGCCAACCATGGCGCTGATGCCCTTGagtatttgaagaagagcttCAATGAGACCCAGGAAGAGGTTATCCAGCATGGTGGTGCGTTAGGATTGGGAATTGCTGGTATGGCTACAGGCGATCAAAAAATTCTCGAGAACTTGCAAAACGTACTTATGACCGATTCCGCACTCAATGGTGAGGCTGTTGGTCTTGCGATTGGTCTCATTATGTTGGGAACTGGAAATGAGAAAGTTTTGCAAGATATGATCCTCTATGCTCACGAGACTCAACACGAGAAGACTATTCGAGGTCTTGCTCTCGGCATGGCCTTAGTTATGTACGGCAGACAAGAAGGAGCCGATGATCTCATTAACGGATTATTGAAAGACGCAGATCCATCTCTTCGTTATGGTGGTATCTTAGCTGTAGCTATGGCATACTGTGGTACAGGAAGCAACAAGGCTGTTCGCCAATTACTTCACGTAGCCGTCAGTGATGTGAACGACGATGTTCGTCGTGTTGCTGTCATGAGTTTGGGTTTCATTTTGTTCCGAAAGCCCGGAAGTGTGCCACGTATGGTCGAACTTTTATCCGAATCTTATAATCCACATGTTAGATACGGTGCCGCCATGGCCCTTGGTATTTCTTGTGCCGGTACCGGTCTCGATGAAGCCATCGATTTGCTTGAGCCTATGATGAAGGACCCTACAGACTTTGTTCGACAGGGTGCTTTGATCTCTCTCGCCATGATCATGGTTCAACAGAATGAGGCAATGAATCCAAAGGTTACTGAAATTCGCAAAACCTTGAAGAAGGTTGTTGCAGATCGCCATGAGGACGCTATGGCCAAGTTTGGTTGTGCATTAGCATTGGGTATAATTGACGCTGGAGGACGTAATTGCACCATCGGATTACAGACTCAAACCGGTAATCTGAACATGGCAGGTATTGTCGGTATGGCAGTCTTTACACAATACTGGTACTGGTTCCCATTCAcccatttcctctccttgACCTTTACCCCTACATCTATGATTGGCTTGAACAGCGAATTGGAGATTCCAAGTTTCAAATTCCACAGTGCTACCCGTCCAAGCCTTTTCGACTACCCCCCAGAACAAGAAGTCAAGACTGAGGATGCACCAACTTTGATTGCAACTGCCGTGTTATCGACAACCGCTCAAGCAAAACGCAGAGCGCAGAAGAAAGAGCGTGCTCAACGACGAGAGAGTATGGACATCGACCAGACTCCTGCCACACCAAAACTTCCCTCTTCAGCTGATGATAAGATGGATGTAGATGAGTCATCCAAAGACACTGAAGAGAAGTCTGCCGAGAAAAAGGACGAAGGCGAAAGGGATACCCCGGGAGAGaccttgaagaagaaacttgagaaggagaaggttgGGTATGAGATTGAAAACATGTCTAGAGTGTTACCATCTCAACTCAAGTTTGTTAGTTTCCCAGCTGGTCGATACAAGCCAGTCAAGAAACCTACTGGGGGCGTCATCGTAATGATTGATACCCAgcccgaagaagaaaaggtcttaattgaagaaaaggtGAAGAAGGTCAATGTTGAAAAGGCTGCAACGTTTACAACTTTCGGGGATGTACGCAACGAAGCCTTCAACTTGCGTCGTCAAGCCCACGCTCAGGGTGAAGCTGCGGGTGCATTCTCCGGAGCTGCTGCAGCTGCAGGTGTGTTGACCGCTGtcgatgaagacgatgaggGTGACGAGGAAGCTACCGTGCCCAACGATTTCGAATATTTCTCTGATGGGGAGGAACAGTAA